The nucleotide window GGTGGAAAATTAGTGGGTAAGAAACGCAAGGTAAATAAAACGGTTAAATCACTTAATGAATTTTAACTTTCTCATTTCTTTTTCGGTCCAGCCGATATCTTTTAACAGTGCTTTTAGCAAACCGGGGCCGTATGTCATTTTAGGATGATAATGGATTGAAACTCTGCTTTTTCCTTTTCGATAAATTCTTTCTGGTCCAATAGTAACATCTTGTTTCCATCCGTCTTTTTCGAGGGCAGAAATAATTTCATCACACGTTTTATTTTTTATCTGTTTCCAAACGTGTTCCGGAAAGCTCATTTTTTCATACCAATTCTGGAATTTCTATTGTTTGTTTCTTAAACAATCTACCCTTTGAACAGATTTCTTCACTCTCTTCTCTTATGATTTGGCAACACGGTATAGGTTCATGATGTTTTAAAAGAGAAATTATATATGCAGTACTTGCTGTTTTCGCATTTTTTAATGCTTCTTTTTCAGTATCACCATGGGTATGAACTCCCTTTAAAGAGGGGCAAAACGCATGGTAACCAATTTCGTCCTT belongs to Fibrobacter sp. and includes:
- a CDS encoding addiction module toxin, HicA family, whose translation is MSFPEHVWKQIKNKTCDEIISALEKDGWKQDVTIGPERIYRKGKSRVSIHYHPKMTYGPGLLKALLKDIGWTEKEMRKLKFIK
- a CDS encoding type II toxin-antitoxin system HicB family antitoxin — encoded protein: MLVNIDICIEKDEIGYHAFCPSLKGVHTHGDTEKEALKNAKTASTAYIISLLKHHEPIPCCQIIREESEEICSKGRLFKKQTIEIPELV